The following are encoded together in the Rana temporaria chromosome 12, aRanTem1.1, whole genome shotgun sequence genome:
- the CASS4 gene encoding cas scaffolding protein family member 4, protein MKVTNMLAKALYDNKAECADELAFRKGDILTVLERNIFGSEGWWRCYLHGRQGLAPANRLQLFSIPQNDSPPSGYFNYNSLGRLPSPQNIYQVPSAPKMESGSMYEPMENLYISPKTPKTPPGDIYQTPLSSPAEIFYEKANSSSSQHLFTLPRASKASSISQAELYDVPPSSTQRGKTPSPVNGRSPFHSSMEQSQQQQIYDIPSSPDTPERSKAKTSKASNVYDIPPTGTLVQRNRSVTPPVGVQYNTLPNPRKSDWIYDIPLSPERNLLSPNCRKISIDQNMVYDVPPARYGPVHSKKESSCPSSQIYDIPPSKSTVANQCLYDIPASRDVSPSYQNGSLRKGPSSFGKPRMEKIDSKENVYDIPRGSAIGSPPKIEVGSLARHDRIYDVPPPLPKDNKPSLHKPQYDRLSVSSSESRTSTLSTSSTTSSESVTTSTSEDGSSELIVEPEVVIKNLTELQERVSSSIASLMIFVSSKWRLQENMESNLEDIHRAVTSIISTLGQFIDFAQTIKANTAHLTDVNIQLRITNQLQTLSDSFQTLSRNQESINLCKWSLQELVFDKPRTTPDDLDQFVMVARTIPEDIKRFASIIIANGKLLFKKQEEKRPKTAKEHAVVSPKPQVPTRPDTKVLQEFSINRTEEKGKDKRHPLQKQRSVEDSGYVYLQKKEDFEKMQQLSSMQQLERKTSPEEKRKGWLKPDSRIFTEEDPVGKSLTSFLKDPPVPPSKPDIVQRPDSIKKLALSDQCYLYFGALQKAIRVFGDSLSKHETPEVFITHGKLIIMVGQKLVDLLCQDVKVGEARNDVLYRSSELCGLLKNLAMATKTAAIQYPNAAAMLDLQHRTAELSNQTQLFRSMLE, encoded by the exons AACATGTTGGCCAAAGCGTTGTACGATAACAAGGCCGAGTGCGCAGACGAGCTCGCCTTCCGTAAAGGGGACATCTTGACGGTGTTGGAACGAAACATCTTCGGCAGCGAAGGCTGGTGGCGGTGCTATCTACACGGGCGGCAAGGCCTTGCCCCGGCCAATCGTCTTCAGCTCTTCAGCATCCCGCAGAATGACTCTCCTCCTTCCGGGTACTTCAACTATAACTCTCTGGGGAGGCTGCCGAGCCCGCAGAACATCTACCAGGTGCCCTCAGCGCCCAAGATGGAGTCTGGATCTATGTATGAGCCCATGGAGAACCTGTACATCTCCCCGAAGACACCGAAGACCCCACCTGGGGACATCTATCAGACTCCGCTGTCGTCTCCGGCTGAAATATTTTACGAAAAAGCCAACAGCTCTTCCAGTCAG catttgttCACTCTTCCACGAGCCTCGAAGGCCTCCAGTATAAGTCAGGCAGAGCTCTATGATGTCCCACCCTCCTCCACCCAG agaggTAAAACCCCATCGCCGGTCAATGGGCGGTCCCCATTTCACTCATCTATGGAGCAAAGTCAACAACAGCAAATTTACGACATCCCGTCAAGTCCGGACACACCAGAAAGGAGCAAAGCCAAGACCTCCAAAGCCTCCAAT GTATACGATATTCCACCGACTGGAACGCTGGTTCAGAGAAACAGGAGTGTCACACCACCTGTTGGAGTCCAGTACAACACCCTACCAAATCCCCGCAAGTCTGACTGGATTTATGATATCCCTTTGTCTCCCGAGAGAAACCTTTTATCACCAAACTGCCGAAAGATATCCATAGATCAAAATATGGTCTACGATGTTCCCCCGGCTCGATATGGGCCGGTGCATTCCAAGAAAGAGAGCAGCTGCCCATCTAGTCAAATATACGATATCCCACCCAGTAAGTCAACAGTGGCCAATCAATGTCTTTATGACATTCCAGCTTCTCGTGACGTCTCCCCATCGTATCAGAATGGAAGTTTACGAAAAGGCCCATCGAGTTTTGGTAAACCAAGGATGGAGAAGATTGACTCCAAGGAAAACGTTTATGATATCCCAAGAGGGTCAGCTATTGGGTCTCCACCAAAAATAGAAGTGGGCAGCTTGGCGCGCCACGATCGGATTTATGACGTCCCTCCACCGCTGCCAAAGGACAACAAGCCATCTCTACATAAGCCTCAATACGACCGGTTATCTGTGTCAAGTTCAGAAAGTCGGACCAGCACTTTGTCTACTTCATCGACCACTTCAAGCGAGTCCGTCACAACGTCCACCTCTGAAGACGGCTCAAGTGAACTGATTGTAGAGCCAGAAGTGGTCATCAAGAATTTAACTGAACTGCAAGAACGGGTGTCAAGTTCCATCGCAAGTCTAATGATCTTTGTGAGCAGCAAGTGGAGACTGCAGGAAAATATGGAATCCAACCTCGAAGACATCCACAGAGCCGTCACCAGCATCATCTCTACTTTGGGGCAATTCATTGACTTTGCCCAGACCATCAAAGCCAATACGGCTCACTTAACAGACGTTAACATCCAACTCAGGATCACCAACCAACTGCAAACCCTCTCAGACTCTTTCCAGACTCTTTCCAGGAACCAAGAGTCCATTAATCTCTGCAAATGGTCTTTACAAGAGCTGGTCTTCGATAAACCTCGCACCACGCCCGATGACCTCGACCAGTTCGTCATGGTGGCCAGGACAATCCCGGAAGACATTAAGAGGTTTGCGTCCATCATCATTGCAAACGGAAAGCTTTTATTCAAAAAGCAAGAAGAGAAAAGGCCGAAGACGGCAAAGGAACATGCGGTGGTGTCCCCGAAACCTCAGGTCCCGACGCGGCCGGACACAAAGGTCCTTCAGGAATTCTCTATAAACCGGACGGAGGAGAAAGGCAAAGACAAGAGGCACCCGCTGCAAAAACAGAGATCTGTAGAAGACAGCGGATACGTCTACCTGCAG aaaaaagaaGATTTTGAAAAGATGCAGCAATTGTCATCGATGCAGCAACTTGAGCGGAAAACCAGCCCTGAAGAGAAG cgTAAAGGTTGGTTAAAGCCGGATTCTCGGATATTCACAGAGGAAGACCCCGTGGGGAAAAGCCTTACGAGTTTTTTAAAA GATCCACCGGTTCCTCCAAGTAAACCAGACATCGTCCAAAGACCAGATTCGATCAAGAAACTGGCCCTCTCCGATCAGTGTTACCTTTACTTTGGCGCCCTCCAGAAGGCCATCCGCGTTTTCGGGGACAGCCTGAGCAAACACGAAACCCCCGAGGTCTTCATCACTCACGGCAAGCTCATCATCATGGTCGGCCAGAAGCTGGTGGACCTGCTGTGCCAGGACGTGAAGGTCGGCGAAGCCCGCAACGACGTTCTCTACAGGAGCAGCGAACTGTGCGGCCTGCTTAAAAACTTGGCCATGGCAACTAAAACGGCCGCCATTCAGTACCCCAACGCAGCCGCCATGCTGGATCTGCAGCACAGGACGGCCGAGCTGTCCAATCAAACGCAGCTTTTCAGGTCGATGTTGGAATAA